Proteins encoded by one window of Juglans regia cultivar Chandler chromosome 15, Walnut 2.0, whole genome shotgun sequence:
- the LOC108993105 gene encoding ABC transporter G family member STR-like, whose product MENTPKEMCLISLGVPASKLTKADRRQKVAATARMANFSRTDTSRSLGSLMDSDKISSGKNVVPPGTQKLVPGHGLEFKNLSYSVIMKQNKDGQMVKKEAYLLSDISGQAIGGEIMAIMGPSGAGKSTFLDALAGRIAQGSLEGSVRIDGKPVSTSYMKMISSYVMQEDQLFPMLTVFETFMFAAELRLPPTISRTEKKTRVYELLDQLGLQTATHTYIGDEGRRGVSGGERRRVSIGIDIIHNPALLFLDEPTSGLDSTSAYNVVEKVKEIARGGSIVLMTVHQPSYRIQMLMDRILVLARGKLIYMGSPLVLPAHLSGFGRPVPEGENSLEYLLDVIKEYEESTVGLDPLVLYQRDDIKPDLMARTPIPKTPRTPYRSSPASKHKFSLRSHAFSSSPTPMTPQPVSGQSEYFEDDDDDENFDNSLERRTVHTPMSMQSRVYNARLASHFYKDFPVWLYNGVKGTPRHAPSWTPARTPGRTPGLNTPARSLVSSQYPTPLQNPTRTPVVFSRSMESYAPNSYEEFEEEEVLEKAHHGPKFVNPWLREVAVLSWRTALNVIRTPELFLSREIVLAVMAITLSSLFRNLGHPTFKDINRLLNFYIFAVCLVFFSSNDAVPTFIQERFIFIRETSHNAYRASSYVISSLFVYLPFFAVQGFTFAAITKLILHLKGGLLSFWIILYASLITTNSYVMLVSALVPSYITGYAVVIATTALFFLTCGFFLKPSQIPFYWKWLHYISAIKYPFEALLTNEFKGDGCYDGLPQDLSPGPLGTVRISPRHEVKRALGELGNNCTLIGEDVLFTMDITEGSILYDIAILLAWGVLYRFFFYLVLRFYSKNERK is encoded by the exons ATGGAGAATACTCCCAAGGAGATGTGTCTGATCTCTCTAGGAGTGCCGGCGAG CAAGTTGACAAAAGCCGACAGGAGGCAAAAGGTTGCTGCCACAGCTAGAATGGCAAATTTTAGCAGAACAGACACGAGTAGAAGCCTTGGGAGCCTTATGGACTCGGACAAAATAAGTTCTGGGAAAAATGTTGTTCCTCCTGGAACCCAAAAGCTGGTTCCAGGGCATGGCCTTGAATTCAAAAACCTCTCGTACAGTGTGATAATGAAACAAAACAAGGATGGTCAAATGGTGAAGAAAGAAGCATATCTTCTTAGTGACATCTCTGGCCAGGCAATTGGAGGTGAGATTATGGCCATCATGGGGCCTAGTGGTGCTGGAAAATCCACTTTTCTTGATGCCTTGGCCGGTCGGATTGCACAGGGGAGTCTTGAAGGATCTGTCAGAATTGATGGAAAGCCA GTTAGCACAAGCTACATGAAGATGATTTCTTCATACGTGATGCAAGAAGATCAGCTCTTTCCCATGTTGACAGTATTTGAGACATTCATGTTTGCAGCCGAGCTCAGGCTTCCTCCTACCATTTCCAGGACTGAAAAGAAAACGAGAGTATACGAGCTCCTTGATCAACTTGGCTTGCAG ACAGCAACTCATACATATATAGGTGATGAGGGGAGAAGAGGGGTGTCAGGAGGGGAACGACGGAGGGTCTCCATAGGAATTGACATAATCCATAACCCAGCACTCCTGTTCCTTGATGAACCCACCTCGGGTTTGGATTCTACAAGTGCATACAATGTGGTAGAAAAGGTAAAGGAGATAGCTAGAGGTGGCAGCATAGTACTCATGACCGTCCACCAGCCTTCATATCGAATTCAAATGCTCATGGATCGCATCCTTGTCCTTGCAAG AGGAAAACTGATATATATGGGGAGCCCACTTGTCCTTCCTGCTCATTTGTCTGGATTTGGAAGGCCAGTTCCAGAAGGTGAGAACAGCCTTGAGTATCTCCTAGATGTGATCAAAGAGTATGAGGAATCAACTGTAGGGCTAGACCCCTTAGTGCTTTATCAACGAGATGATATCAAACCTGATCTAATGGCCAGGACCCCCATTCCAAAAACACCTCGCACGCCTTACAGAAGTAGCCCTGCATCTAAGCACAAGTTTAGCCTTCGTAGTCATGCATTCTCTTCTTCTCCGACTCCCATGACACCTCAACCAGTTTCTGGACAGTCCGAGTATTTTGaggatgatgacgatgatgagaATTTCGACAACTCACTTGAGAGGAGAACTGTACATACACCAATGAGCATGCAGAGTAGAGTCTATAATGCTCGCTTAGCTTCTCATTTCTACAAAGATTTTCCAGTTTGGCTCTACAATGGGGTAAAGGGGACCCCTCGCCATGCACCATCATGGACTCCGGCCAGAACACCAGGCCGGACACCCGGATTAAACACTCCGGCAAGAAGCCTAGTTTCAAGCCAATATCCAACACCTCTACAAAACCCCACTAGAACTCCAGTAGTCTTTAGCCGGTCCATGGAATCTTATGCCCCCAATTCTTATGAAGAATTTGAGGAGGAAGAAGTGCTTGAAAAGGCACACCATGGCCCCAAATTTGTAAACCCATGGCTACGTGAGGTTGCAGTGCTCTCATGGCGCACAGCTCTCAACGTGATCCGCACTCCAGAGCTCTTCCTCTCACGTGAAATTGTGTTGGCGGTTATGGCAATCACTCTATCTTCCCTATTCAGAAACCTCGGCCATCCTACCTTCAAAGACATCAACCGGCTTCTCAACTTCTACATCTTCGCAGTttgtcttgttttcttttcctccaatGATGCTGTCCCAACCTTCATCCAGGAAAGGTTCATCTTCATCAGAGAGACTTCCCACAATGCATATCGCGCTTCTTCCTATGTCATCTCCTCCCTCTTTGTGTATCTTCCGTTCTTTGCTGTTCAAGGCTTTACCTTTGCAGCCATCACAAAACTCATCCTTCATCTCAAAGGAGGTCTCCTGAGCTTCTGGATAATCCTTTATGCCTCACTCATTACAACTAATTCTTATGTGATGCTTGTTAGTGCACTTGTTCCAAGCTACATTACTGGGTATGCTGTTGTGATCGCAACCACAGCTCTCTTCTTTCTTACTTGTGGGTTCTTTCTGAAGCCATCTCAGATACCTTTTTACTGGAAATGGCTCCATTATATCTCTGCAATCAAATACCCGTTTGAGGCATTGCTAACAAATGAATTCAAAGGAGATGGTTGTTATGATGGCCTGCCCCAAGATCTTTCCCCAGGTCCTTTGGGAACTGTGCGTATCAGTCCACGGCATGAAGTGAAGCGTGCGCTCGGAGAACTGGGAAACAATTGCACGTTGATCGGAGAAGATGTTCTTTTTACGATGGATATTACCGAGGGAAGTATTTTGTATGACATAGCAATCTTGCTGGCTTGGGGAGTTCTTTACCGCTTCTTCTTCTActtggttttgagattttactccaagaatgagagaaaatga